In Puntigrus tetrazona isolate hp1 chromosome 18, ASM1883169v1, whole genome shotgun sequence, one genomic interval encodes:
- the bnc1 gene encoding zinc finger protein basonuclin-2 isoform X3: MCVLQAICCTVVNCNCDSFKPGKLRRRLCEHCRHGWVAHALSKLKVHHMYQGSQVEIVHSNVVFDICSLMLYGTQAIPVRLKILLDRLFSVLKQEEVIQILNALDWTLQDYIRGYVLQDVAGKVLDRWAIMTFEEEIVTLQQFLRFGETKSIVELMALQDKEGQAVVVPTTRTNSDIRSFIESSTQRPVRLPAKAEAPGCSNGHHFETLVNSMALMLPLQLLNSVSAPLLSSSSDSSHQEAPTRHETSDVSLDTAPFDAGPLRAEMLLDAESPKMESEEFNVSGNSSPATPCTPSMASEITHMSPENKVRCAEKNGSLKKGRVFCSACEKTFYDKGTLKIHYNAVHLKIKHKCTIEGCNMVFSSLRSRNRHSANPNPRLHMPMNRNNRDKDLRGGLSPRQEDDAECEKREFTAIPESRTVSSFIIRNSEPKLHSSLSGMSQSGILFPNLKTVQPVLPFYRSLVTPAELAHTPGSLPSLPLLSSSVPVSTSLMQSGSEPVPKKKSRKSSMPIKIEKDELAVEGVSEEETPPLSPCTDIEKCNINSMGQELVERDARSGLNLLDTQWDKLTQEDNHIISPSSPSLFHNKQNDEKERESSKCEEPACSSRPELPCGHRPTHFTHASENCADSCSDPETICPDDKDEQAHPCEICSKTFKNPYSVKMHYRNVHLKEMHMCTVDGCNAAFPSRRSRDREHPDLPHKEPLCQMSVILKESHRTGLVFPMSKSLERASEPVEGAVENEAVLDLSTRGSAHSSWDSDMGSEEGLPLEDSDESCDGVTPSPPCLSQQTNSSSPITCHLCQKVYSNKGTFRAHYKTVHLRLLHKCKVPGCDTTFSSVRSRNRHSQNPNLHRNLAMNTSLNQE; this comes from the exons ATGTGTGTTTTACAGGCTATTTGCTGCACGGTGGTGAACTGCAACTGTGACAGTTTCAAACCTGGTAAACTGAGGCGGCGTCTCTGTGAGCACTGCAGGCACGGCTGGGTCGCTCATG CTCTGAGTAAGCTGAAGGTTCATCACATGTACCAAGGAAGCCAGGTAGAGATTGTTCACTCCAATGTGGTATTTGATATCTGTAGTCTGATGCTTTATGGGACGCAGGCGATTCCAGTGCGTCTCAAGATCCTGTTGGACCGCCTCTTCAGCGTTCTTAAGCAGGAGGAGGTCATTCAAATCCTAAATGCACTGGACTGGACTCTCCAGGACTACATTCGTGGTTACGTCCTGCAG GATGTGGCCGGTAAGGTATTGGACCGCTGGGCCATAATGACCTTTGAAGAGGAGATCGTTACACTGCAGCAGTTCCTGCGCTTCGGAGAGACCAAGTCCATCGTGGAGCTCATGGCGCTGCAGGATAAGGAGGGACAAGCAGTCGTAGTCCCAACTACAAGAACCAATTCTGACATCCGCAGCTTCATTGAAAGCAGTACGCAGCGGCCTGTGCGTCTGCCTGCTAAAGCCGAAGCACCTGGTTGCAGTAACGGTCATCATTTTGAAACGCTGGTCAACAGTATGGCCCTCATGCTGCCGCTGCAACTGCTGAATTCTGTTTCTGCACCATTGCTGAGCTCCAGCAGTGATTCCAGCCACCAGGAGGCACCAACAAGACACGAGACTTCAGACGTGAGTCTCGACACCGCTCCATTCGACGCTGGCCCCTTAAGAGCTGAGATGCTGCTGGACGCAGAGTCTCCAAAGATGGAGTCGGAAGAATTTAACGTGAGTGGGAACTCCTCTCCCGCCACACCTTGCACTCCGTCCATGGCTTCTGAAATCACACACATGTCTCCAGAAAACAAGGTACGGTGTGCAGAGAAGAATGGATCCTTAAAGAAAGGCCGCGTGTTCTGCAGTGCCTGTGAGAAGACCTTCTACGACAAAGGCACTTTGAAAATTCACTACAATGCTGTCCATCTGAAGATCAAACACAAGTGCACCATTGAGGGCTGCAACATGGTCTTCAGCTCCTTGCGCAGTCGGAACAGGCACAGTGCAAACCCGAACCCACGGCTGCACATGCCCATGAACCGCAATAATCGCGATAAGGACCTGCGGGGCGGTCTGAGTCCGAGACAGGAGGACGACGCAGAGTGTGAAAAGCGAGAATTCACTGCCATCCCAGAGAGCAGGACCGTCTCAAGTTTCATCATCCGCAACTCAGAGCCCAAACTCCACAGCTCTTTATCTGGCATGAGTCAGAGCGGCATCCTCTTTCCCAATCTAAAGACTGTGCAGCCCGTGCTTCCCTTTTACCGGAGCCTGGTGACCCCTGCCGAACTGGCTCATACACCGGGCAGCCTgccctctctccctcttctgTCTTCCTCCGTGCCCGTCAGCACCAGTCTCATGCAGAGTGGCTCCGAGCCGGTGCCCAAGAAGAAGTCTCGAAAGTCCAGCATGCccattaaaattgaaaaggATGAGCTGGCAGTGGAGGGCGTGTCCGAGGAGGAGACTCCACCCCTCAGCCCCTGCACAGACATAGAAAAGTGTAACATCAACAGCATGGGACAAGAACTTGTGGAACGTGATGCCAGATCCGGCCTCAACTTATTGGACACACAATGGGACAAACTAACTCAGGAGGACAATCATATCATCTCGCCGTcatctccttctctctttcacAATAAACAGAatgatgagaaagaaagagagtccTCAAAATGTGAAGAACCAGCATGTAGTTCGCGTCCAGAGCTGCCCTGCGGCCACCGACCGACCCATTTCACACATGCCAGTGAAAACTGTGCAGACAGCTGCAGCGACCCAGAGACCATATGTCCAGATGATAAAGACGAGCAGGCGCACCCGTGCGAGATCTGCAGTAAGACGTTTAAAAACCCTTACAGTGTCAAAATGCATTATCGCAACGTGCACTTAAAGGAGATGCACATGTGCACTGTGGATGGCTGCAATGCTGCTTTTCCGTCCCGGCGAAGCAGAGACAG AGAGCATCCCGACCTCCCTCACAAAGAGCCCCTCTGCCAGATGTCTGTCATCCTCAAAGAGAGTCACCGTACGGGCCTCGTCTTCCCCATGAGTAAATCACTGGAGAGAGCATCTGAGCCGGTAGAGGGCGCTGTGGAGAATGAAGCAGTGCTGGACCTGAGCACCAGAGGAAGCGCCCATTCGTCCTGGGACTCAGACATGGGCAGTGAGGAAGGGCTCCCTCTGGAGGACAGTGACGAGAGCTGTGACGGAGTGACCCCATCTCCGCCTTGCCTCAGTCAGCAGACGAATAGCTCATCACCCATCACCTGCCATCTTTGTCAGAAAGTTTACAGCAACAAAGGCACATTCAGGGCTCATTACAAAACAGTGCACCTTCGCCTTCTTCACAAGTGCAAAGTTCCAGGGTGTGACACTACGTTCTCCTCTGTTCGGAGTCGCAATAGACACAGTCAGAATCCAAATCTACATCGCAACCTTGCAATGAATACCTCTCTGAATCAAGAGTAG
- the bnc1 gene encoding zinc finger protein basonuclin-2 isoform X2, translating to MSEAICCTVVNCNCDSFKPGKLRRRLCEHCRHGWVAHALSKLKVHHMYQGSQVEIVHSNVVFDICSLMLYGTQAIPVRLKILLDRLFSVLKQEEVIQILNALDWTLQDYIRGYVLQDVAGKVLDRWAIMTFEEEIVTLQQFLRFGETKSIVELMALQDKEGQAVVVPTTRTNSDIRSFIESSTQRPVRLPAKAEAPGCSNGHHFETLVNSMALMLPLQLLNSVSAPLLSSSSDSSHQEAPTRHETSDVSLDTAPFDAGPLRAEMLLDAESPKMESEEFNVSGNSSPATPCTPSMASEITHMSPENKVRCAEKNGSLKKGRVFCSACEKTFYDKGTLKIHYNAVHLKIKHKCTIEGCNMVFSSLRSRNRHSANPNPRLHMPMNRNNRDKDLRGGLSPRQEDDAECEKREFTAIPESRTVSSFIIRNSEPKLHSSLSGMSQSGILFPNLKTVQPVLPFYRSLVTPAELAHTPGSLPSLPLLSSSVPVSTSLMQSGSEPVPKKKSRKSSMPIKIEKDELAVEGVSEEETPPLSPCTDIEKCNINSMGQELVERDARSGLNLLDTQWDKLTQEDNHIISPSSPSLFHNKQNDEKERESSKCEEPACSSRPELPCGHRPTHFTHASENCADSCSDPETICPDDKDEQAHPCEICSKTFKNPYSVKMHYRNVHLKEMHMCTVDGCNAAFPSRRSRDRHSANLNLHHRLLTKDHSGTSSLRREHPDLPHKEPLCQMSVILKESHRTGLVFPMSKSLERASEPVEGAVENEAVLDLSTRGSAHSSWDSDMGSEEGLPLEDSDESCDGVTPSPPCLSQQTNSSSPITCHLCQKVYSNKGTFRAHYKTVHLRLLHKCKVPGCDTTFSSVRSRNRHSQNPNLHRNLAMNTSLNQE from the exons ATGTCTGAG GCTATTTGCTGCACGGTGGTGAACTGCAACTGTGACAGTTTCAAACCTGGTAAACTGAGGCGGCGTCTCTGTGAGCACTGCAGGCACGGCTGGGTCGCTCATG CTCTGAGTAAGCTGAAGGTTCATCACATGTACCAAGGAAGCCAGGTAGAGATTGTTCACTCCAATGTGGTATTTGATATCTGTAGTCTGATGCTTTATGGGACGCAGGCGATTCCAGTGCGTCTCAAGATCCTGTTGGACCGCCTCTTCAGCGTTCTTAAGCAGGAGGAGGTCATTCAAATCCTAAATGCACTGGACTGGACTCTCCAGGACTACATTCGTGGTTACGTCCTGCAG GATGTGGCCGGTAAGGTATTGGACCGCTGGGCCATAATGACCTTTGAAGAGGAGATCGTTACACTGCAGCAGTTCCTGCGCTTCGGAGAGACCAAGTCCATCGTGGAGCTCATGGCGCTGCAGGATAAGGAGGGACAAGCAGTCGTAGTCCCAACTACAAGAACCAATTCTGACATCCGCAGCTTCATTGAAAGCAGTACGCAGCGGCCTGTGCGTCTGCCTGCTAAAGCCGAAGCACCTGGTTGCAGTAACGGTCATCATTTTGAAACGCTGGTCAACAGTATGGCCCTCATGCTGCCGCTGCAACTGCTGAATTCTGTTTCTGCACCATTGCTGAGCTCCAGCAGTGATTCCAGCCACCAGGAGGCACCAACAAGACACGAGACTTCAGACGTGAGTCTCGACACCGCTCCATTCGACGCTGGCCCCTTAAGAGCTGAGATGCTGCTGGACGCAGAGTCTCCAAAGATGGAGTCGGAAGAATTTAACGTGAGTGGGAACTCCTCTCCCGCCACACCTTGCACTCCGTCCATGGCTTCTGAAATCACACACATGTCTCCAGAAAACAAGGTACGGTGTGCAGAGAAGAATGGATCCTTAAAGAAAGGCCGCGTGTTCTGCAGTGCCTGTGAGAAGACCTTCTACGACAAAGGCACTTTGAAAATTCACTACAATGCTGTCCATCTGAAGATCAAACACAAGTGCACCATTGAGGGCTGCAACATGGTCTTCAGCTCCTTGCGCAGTCGGAACAGGCACAGTGCAAACCCGAACCCACGGCTGCACATGCCCATGAACCGCAATAATCGCGATAAGGACCTGCGGGGCGGTCTGAGTCCGAGACAGGAGGACGACGCAGAGTGTGAAAAGCGAGAATTCACTGCCATCCCAGAGAGCAGGACCGTCTCAAGTTTCATCATCCGCAACTCAGAGCCCAAACTCCACAGCTCTTTATCTGGCATGAGTCAGAGCGGCATCCTCTTTCCCAATCTAAAGACTGTGCAGCCCGTGCTTCCCTTTTACCGGAGCCTGGTGACCCCTGCCGAACTGGCTCATACACCGGGCAGCCTgccctctctccctcttctgTCTTCCTCCGTGCCCGTCAGCACCAGTCTCATGCAGAGTGGCTCCGAGCCGGTGCCCAAGAAGAAGTCTCGAAAGTCCAGCATGCccattaaaattgaaaaggATGAGCTGGCAGTGGAGGGCGTGTCCGAGGAGGAGACTCCACCCCTCAGCCCCTGCACAGACATAGAAAAGTGTAACATCAACAGCATGGGACAAGAACTTGTGGAACGTGATGCCAGATCCGGCCTCAACTTATTGGACACACAATGGGACAAACTAACTCAGGAGGACAATCATATCATCTCGCCGTcatctccttctctctttcacAATAAACAGAatgatgagaaagaaagagagtccTCAAAATGTGAAGAACCAGCATGTAGTTCGCGTCCAGAGCTGCCCTGCGGCCACCGACCGACCCATTTCACACATGCCAGTGAAAACTGTGCAGACAGCTGCAGCGACCCAGAGACCATATGTCCAGATGATAAAGACGAGCAGGCGCACCCGTGCGAGATCTGCAGTAAGACGTTTAAAAACCCTTACAGTGTCAAAATGCATTATCGCAACGTGCACTTAAAGGAGATGCACATGTGCACTGTGGATGGCTGCAATGCTGCTTTTCCGTCCCGGCGAAGCAGAGACAG ACACAGTGCAAACCTGAATCTGCACCACAGGCTGTTGACCAAAGATCATTCAGGAACATCTTCTCTCCGCAGAGAGCATCCCGACCTCCCTCACAAAGAGCCCCTCTGCCAGATGTCTGTCATCCTCAAAGAGAGTCACCGTACGGGCCTCGTCTTCCCCATGAGTAAATCACTGGAGAGAGCATCTGAGCCGGTAGAGGGCGCTGTGGAGAATGAAGCAGTGCTGGACCTGAGCACCAGAGGAAGCGCCCATTCGTCCTGGGACTCAGACATGGGCAGTGAGGAAGGGCTCCCTCTGGAGGACAGTGACGAGAGCTGTGACGGAGTGACCCCATCTCCGCCTTGCCTCAGTCAGCAGACGAATAGCTCATCACCCATCACCTGCCATCTTTGTCAGAAAGTTTACAGCAACAAAGGCACATTCAGGGCTCATTACAAAACAGTGCACCTTCGCCTTCTTCACAAGTGCAAAGTTCCAGGGTGTGACACTACGTTCTCCTCTGTTCGGAGTCGCAATAGACACAGTCAGAATCCAAATCTACATCGCAACCTTGCAATGAATACCTCTCTGAATCAAGAGTAG
- the bnc1 gene encoding zinc finger protein basonuclin-1 isoform X4 → MLYGTQAIPVRLKILLDRLFSVLKQEEVIQILNALDWTLQDYIRGYVLQDVAGKVLDRWAIMTFEEEIVTLQQFLRFGETKSIVELMALQDKEGQAVVVPTTRTNSDIRSFIESSTQRPVRLPAKAEAPGCSNGHHFETLVNSMALMLPLQLLNSVSAPLLSSSSDSSHQEAPTRHETSDVSLDTAPFDAGPLRAEMLLDAESPKMESEEFNVSGNSSPATPCTPSMASEITHMSPENKVRCAEKNGSLKKGRVFCSACEKTFYDKGTLKIHYNAVHLKIKHKCTIEGCNMVFSSLRSRNRHSANPNPRLHMPMNRNNRDKDLRGGLSPRQEDDAECEKREFTAIPESRTVSSFIIRNSEPKLHSSLSGMSQSGILFPNLKTVQPVLPFYRSLVTPAELAHTPGSLPSLPLLSSSVPVSTSLMQSGSEPVPKKKSRKSSMPIKIEKDELAVEGVSEEETPPLSPCTDIEKCNINSMGQELVERDARSGLNLLDTQWDKLTQEDNHIISPSSPSLFHNKQNDEKERESSKCEEPACSSRPELPCGHRPTHFTHASENCADSCSDPETICPDDKDEQAHPCEICSKTFKNPYSVKMHYRNVHLKEMHMCTVDGCNAAFPSRRSRDRHSANLNLHHRLLTKDHSGTSSLRREHPDLPHKEPLCQMSVILKESHRTGLVFPMSKSLERASEPVEGAVENEAVLDLSTRGSAHSSWDSDMGSEEGLPLEDSDESCDGVTPSPPCLSQQTNSSSPITCHLCQKVYSNKGTFRAHYKTVHLRLLHKCKVPGCDTTFSSVRSRNRHSQNPNLHRNLAMNTSLNQE, encoded by the exons ATGCTTTATGGGACGCAGGCGATTCCAGTGCGTCTCAAGATCCTGTTGGACCGCCTCTTCAGCGTTCTTAAGCAGGAGGAGGTCATTCAAATCCTAAATGCACTGGACTGGACTCTCCAGGACTACATTCGTGGTTACGTCCTGCAG GATGTGGCCGGTAAGGTATTGGACCGCTGGGCCATAATGACCTTTGAAGAGGAGATCGTTACACTGCAGCAGTTCCTGCGCTTCGGAGAGACCAAGTCCATCGTGGAGCTCATGGCGCTGCAGGATAAGGAGGGACAAGCAGTCGTAGTCCCAACTACAAGAACCAATTCTGACATCCGCAGCTTCATTGAAAGCAGTACGCAGCGGCCTGTGCGTCTGCCTGCTAAAGCCGAAGCACCTGGTTGCAGTAACGGTCATCATTTTGAAACGCTGGTCAACAGTATGGCCCTCATGCTGCCGCTGCAACTGCTGAATTCTGTTTCTGCACCATTGCTGAGCTCCAGCAGTGATTCCAGCCACCAGGAGGCACCAACAAGACACGAGACTTCAGACGTGAGTCTCGACACCGCTCCATTCGACGCTGGCCCCTTAAGAGCTGAGATGCTGCTGGACGCAGAGTCTCCAAAGATGGAGTCGGAAGAATTTAACGTGAGTGGGAACTCCTCTCCCGCCACACCTTGCACTCCGTCCATGGCTTCTGAAATCACACACATGTCTCCAGAAAACAAGGTACGGTGTGCAGAGAAGAATGGATCCTTAAAGAAAGGCCGCGTGTTCTGCAGTGCCTGTGAGAAGACCTTCTACGACAAAGGCACTTTGAAAATTCACTACAATGCTGTCCATCTGAAGATCAAACACAAGTGCACCATTGAGGGCTGCAACATGGTCTTCAGCTCCTTGCGCAGTCGGAACAGGCACAGTGCAAACCCGAACCCACGGCTGCACATGCCCATGAACCGCAATAATCGCGATAAGGACCTGCGGGGCGGTCTGAGTCCGAGACAGGAGGACGACGCAGAGTGTGAAAAGCGAGAATTCACTGCCATCCCAGAGAGCAGGACCGTCTCAAGTTTCATCATCCGCAACTCAGAGCCCAAACTCCACAGCTCTTTATCTGGCATGAGTCAGAGCGGCATCCTCTTTCCCAATCTAAAGACTGTGCAGCCCGTGCTTCCCTTTTACCGGAGCCTGGTGACCCCTGCCGAACTGGCTCATACACCGGGCAGCCTgccctctctccctcttctgTCTTCCTCCGTGCCCGTCAGCACCAGTCTCATGCAGAGTGGCTCCGAGCCGGTGCCCAAGAAGAAGTCTCGAAAGTCCAGCATGCccattaaaattgaaaaggATGAGCTGGCAGTGGAGGGCGTGTCCGAGGAGGAGACTCCACCCCTCAGCCCCTGCACAGACATAGAAAAGTGTAACATCAACAGCATGGGACAAGAACTTGTGGAACGTGATGCCAGATCCGGCCTCAACTTATTGGACACACAATGGGACAAACTAACTCAGGAGGACAATCATATCATCTCGCCGTcatctccttctctctttcacAATAAACAGAatgatgagaaagaaagagagtccTCAAAATGTGAAGAACCAGCATGTAGTTCGCGTCCAGAGCTGCCCTGCGGCCACCGACCGACCCATTTCACACATGCCAGTGAAAACTGTGCAGACAGCTGCAGCGACCCAGAGACCATATGTCCAGATGATAAAGACGAGCAGGCGCACCCGTGCGAGATCTGCAGTAAGACGTTTAAAAACCCTTACAGTGTCAAAATGCATTATCGCAACGTGCACTTAAAGGAGATGCACATGTGCACTGTGGATGGCTGCAATGCTGCTTTTCCGTCCCGGCGAAGCAGAGACAG ACACAGTGCAAACCTGAATCTGCACCACAGGCTGTTGACCAAAGATCATTCAGGAACATCTTCTCTCCGCAGAGAGCATCCCGACCTCCCTCACAAAGAGCCCCTCTGCCAGATGTCTGTCATCCTCAAAGAGAGTCACCGTACGGGCCTCGTCTTCCCCATGAGTAAATCACTGGAGAGAGCATCTGAGCCGGTAGAGGGCGCTGTGGAGAATGAAGCAGTGCTGGACCTGAGCACCAGAGGAAGCGCCCATTCGTCCTGGGACTCAGACATGGGCAGTGAGGAAGGGCTCCCTCTGGAGGACAGTGACGAGAGCTGTGACGGAGTGACCCCATCTCCGCCTTGCCTCAGTCAGCAGACGAATAGCTCATCACCCATCACCTGCCATCTTTGTCAGAAAGTTTACAGCAACAAAGGCACATTCAGGGCTCATTACAAAACAGTGCACCTTCGCCTTCTTCACAAGTGCAAAGTTCCAGGGTGTGACACTACGTTCTCCTCTGTTCGGAGTCGCAATAGACACAGTCAGAATCCAAATCTACATCGCAACCTTGCAATGAATACCTCTCTGAATCAAGAGTAG
- the bnc1 gene encoding zinc finger protein basonuclin-2 isoform X1 produces MCVLQAICCTVVNCNCDSFKPGKLRRRLCEHCRHGWVAHALSKLKVHHMYQGSQVEIVHSNVVFDICSLMLYGTQAIPVRLKILLDRLFSVLKQEEVIQILNALDWTLQDYIRGYVLQDVAGKVLDRWAIMTFEEEIVTLQQFLRFGETKSIVELMALQDKEGQAVVVPTTRTNSDIRSFIESSTQRPVRLPAKAEAPGCSNGHHFETLVNSMALMLPLQLLNSVSAPLLSSSSDSSHQEAPTRHETSDVSLDTAPFDAGPLRAEMLLDAESPKMESEEFNVSGNSSPATPCTPSMASEITHMSPENKVRCAEKNGSLKKGRVFCSACEKTFYDKGTLKIHYNAVHLKIKHKCTIEGCNMVFSSLRSRNRHSANPNPRLHMPMNRNNRDKDLRGGLSPRQEDDAECEKREFTAIPESRTVSSFIIRNSEPKLHSSLSGMSQSGILFPNLKTVQPVLPFYRSLVTPAELAHTPGSLPSLPLLSSSVPVSTSLMQSGSEPVPKKKSRKSSMPIKIEKDELAVEGVSEEETPPLSPCTDIEKCNINSMGQELVERDARSGLNLLDTQWDKLTQEDNHIISPSSPSLFHNKQNDEKERESSKCEEPACSSRPELPCGHRPTHFTHASENCADSCSDPETICPDDKDEQAHPCEICSKTFKNPYSVKMHYRNVHLKEMHMCTVDGCNAAFPSRRSRDRHSANLNLHHRLLTKDHSGTSSLRREHPDLPHKEPLCQMSVILKESHRTGLVFPMSKSLERASEPVEGAVENEAVLDLSTRGSAHSSWDSDMGSEEGLPLEDSDESCDGVTPSPPCLSQQTNSSSPITCHLCQKVYSNKGTFRAHYKTVHLRLLHKCKVPGCDTTFSSVRSRNRHSQNPNLHRNLAMNTSLNQE; encoded by the exons ATGTGTGTTTTACAGGCTATTTGCTGCACGGTGGTGAACTGCAACTGTGACAGTTTCAAACCTGGTAAACTGAGGCGGCGTCTCTGTGAGCACTGCAGGCACGGCTGGGTCGCTCATG CTCTGAGTAAGCTGAAGGTTCATCACATGTACCAAGGAAGCCAGGTAGAGATTGTTCACTCCAATGTGGTATTTGATATCTGTAGTCTGATGCTTTATGGGACGCAGGCGATTCCAGTGCGTCTCAAGATCCTGTTGGACCGCCTCTTCAGCGTTCTTAAGCAGGAGGAGGTCATTCAAATCCTAAATGCACTGGACTGGACTCTCCAGGACTACATTCGTGGTTACGTCCTGCAG GATGTGGCCGGTAAGGTATTGGACCGCTGGGCCATAATGACCTTTGAAGAGGAGATCGTTACACTGCAGCAGTTCCTGCGCTTCGGAGAGACCAAGTCCATCGTGGAGCTCATGGCGCTGCAGGATAAGGAGGGACAAGCAGTCGTAGTCCCAACTACAAGAACCAATTCTGACATCCGCAGCTTCATTGAAAGCAGTACGCAGCGGCCTGTGCGTCTGCCTGCTAAAGCCGAAGCACCTGGTTGCAGTAACGGTCATCATTTTGAAACGCTGGTCAACAGTATGGCCCTCATGCTGCCGCTGCAACTGCTGAATTCTGTTTCTGCACCATTGCTGAGCTCCAGCAGTGATTCCAGCCACCAGGAGGCACCAACAAGACACGAGACTTCAGACGTGAGTCTCGACACCGCTCCATTCGACGCTGGCCCCTTAAGAGCTGAGATGCTGCTGGACGCAGAGTCTCCAAAGATGGAGTCGGAAGAATTTAACGTGAGTGGGAACTCCTCTCCCGCCACACCTTGCACTCCGTCCATGGCTTCTGAAATCACACACATGTCTCCAGAAAACAAGGTACGGTGTGCAGAGAAGAATGGATCCTTAAAGAAAGGCCGCGTGTTCTGCAGTGCCTGTGAGAAGACCTTCTACGACAAAGGCACTTTGAAAATTCACTACAATGCTGTCCATCTGAAGATCAAACACAAGTGCACCATTGAGGGCTGCAACATGGTCTTCAGCTCCTTGCGCAGTCGGAACAGGCACAGTGCAAACCCGAACCCACGGCTGCACATGCCCATGAACCGCAATAATCGCGATAAGGACCTGCGGGGCGGTCTGAGTCCGAGACAGGAGGACGACGCAGAGTGTGAAAAGCGAGAATTCACTGCCATCCCAGAGAGCAGGACCGTCTCAAGTTTCATCATCCGCAACTCAGAGCCCAAACTCCACAGCTCTTTATCTGGCATGAGTCAGAGCGGCATCCTCTTTCCCAATCTAAAGACTGTGCAGCCCGTGCTTCCCTTTTACCGGAGCCTGGTGACCCCTGCCGAACTGGCTCATACACCGGGCAGCCTgccctctctccctcttctgTCTTCCTCCGTGCCCGTCAGCACCAGTCTCATGCAGAGTGGCTCCGAGCCGGTGCCCAAGAAGAAGTCTCGAAAGTCCAGCATGCccattaaaattgaaaaggATGAGCTGGCAGTGGAGGGCGTGTCCGAGGAGGAGACTCCACCCCTCAGCCCCTGCACAGACATAGAAAAGTGTAACATCAACAGCATGGGACAAGAACTTGTGGAACGTGATGCCAGATCCGGCCTCAACTTATTGGACACACAATGGGACAAACTAACTCAGGAGGACAATCATATCATCTCGCCGTcatctccttctctctttcacAATAAACAGAatgatgagaaagaaagagagtccTCAAAATGTGAAGAACCAGCATGTAGTTCGCGTCCAGAGCTGCCCTGCGGCCACCGACCGACCCATTTCACACATGCCAGTGAAAACTGTGCAGACAGCTGCAGCGACCCAGAGACCATATGTCCAGATGATAAAGACGAGCAGGCGCACCCGTGCGAGATCTGCAGTAAGACGTTTAAAAACCCTTACAGTGTCAAAATGCATTATCGCAACGTGCACTTAAAGGAGATGCACATGTGCACTGTGGATGGCTGCAATGCTGCTTTTCCGTCCCGGCGAAGCAGAGACAG ACACAGTGCAAACCTGAATCTGCACCACAGGCTGTTGACCAAAGATCATTCAGGAACATCTTCTCTCCGCAGAGAGCATCCCGACCTCCCTCACAAAGAGCCCCTCTGCCAGATGTCTGTCATCCTCAAAGAGAGTCACCGTACGGGCCTCGTCTTCCCCATGAGTAAATCACTGGAGAGAGCATCTGAGCCGGTAGAGGGCGCTGTGGAGAATGAAGCAGTGCTGGACCTGAGCACCAGAGGAAGCGCCCATTCGTCCTGGGACTCAGACATGGGCAGTGAGGAAGGGCTCCCTCTGGAGGACAGTGACGAGAGCTGTGACGGAGTGACCCCATCTCCGCCTTGCCTCAGTCAGCAGACGAATAGCTCATCACCCATCACCTGCCATCTTTGTCAGAAAGTTTACAGCAACAAAGGCACATTCAGGGCTCATTACAAAACAGTGCACCTTCGCCTTCTTCACAAGTGCAAAGTTCCAGGGTGTGACACTACGTTCTCCTCTGTTCGGAGTCGCAATAGACACAGTCAGAATCCAAATCTACATCGCAACCTTGCAATGAATACCTCTCTGAATCAAGAGTAG